One Cryptomeria japonica chromosome 9, Sugi_1.0, whole genome shotgun sequence genomic window carries:
- the LOC131039487 gene encoding protein EDS1, translating to MAYSSVFATFEGQVNIKASLVEARKASYAAYSRTNGYVKEEIGNNTTCFAFPGTLDSSAFCQSETKFNVCKINVGNNYFKSMVDGTTRKDPREPALVHKEALNKFLHIWDGNLKQQVVEARGKGKTILFTGHSIGGAIAILATLASLEEWGKDAPIFGSTFGFPLVGDEVLARAVRRQGWANHFFNVVSRSDVFARTLLAPCVSVSKPLESLLPYWQRSVEQMNDDDADILMEPADLDFPMYLRTVLHHACALVNFISATNMEPTNKLIASLKPMVKLSPYRPFGYYLFCSDKGALCVENYEAVLPILFYSLATCQDQASISDHTGYDRVFHANTNIVMLEGFSKLPLSQGASTSAIEIQLGALGLGIQNTGARLALRAAGEVEDKLIENQNKLKAEMVKLEEAGHMTKLKEYRNKCVSHRNMGYYDAFKEQKESSDFHANLNRLNLAAFYDRLEDMVETHQVPDDSQFIEDLIKEGTEYRRLVEPLDIANYYRLGKHEDSGHYMKNARPRRYKALEKWLADIQLKANNQALLHFQPDITKDSCFWAYVEEISWMMSNPREDAEAVRAKVNKFQNDVKQMMDRNELRVEEVMIGESSFVKWWMKLSPQDQQAFPIYSIFLPGRN from the exons ATGGCTTACAGTTCGGTTTTTGCAAC GTTTGAAGGACAGGTGAATATCAAAGCAAGTTTGGTTGAGGCAAGAAAGGCAAGTTATGCTGCTTACAGCAGAACTAATGGATATGTCAAGGAAGAGATTGGCAATAATACAACTTGCTTTGCCTTTCCTGGTACTCTGGATTCCAGCGCCTTCTGTCAATCAGAGACCAAATTTAATGTTTGCAAAATCAATGTGGGCAATAATTATTTCAAGTCCATGGTAGATGGGACTACAAGAAAGGATCCTCGCGAACCAGCCCTTGTCCACAAAGAGGCTCTCAACAAATTTTTACATATCTGGGACGGCAACCTCAAGCAACAG GTTGTAGAAGCACGGGGCAAAggaaaaactattttatttacagGCCATTCCATTGGAGGTGCAATTGCCATTTTGGCCACACTCGCAAGTTTGGAGGAGTGGGGTAAGGACGCCCCTATTTTTGGCTCCACATTTGGTTTTCCTCTGGTTGGAGATGAAGTTCTTGCCAGAGCAGTTCGTAGGCAGGGGTGGGCCAATCATTTCTTCAATGTTGTTTCAAGGAGTGATGTTTTTGCCAGAACTCTGTTAGCTCCTTGTGTATCTGTGTCTAAGCCTTTGGAATCCCTACTGCCTTACTGGCAGAGGTCTGTTGAGCAGatgaatgatgatgatgcagaCATTCTCATGGAGCCTGCAGACCTGGACTTTCCCATGTATTTACGCACTGTCCTGCATCATGCTTGTGCACTGGTTAACTTCATCAGTGCTACAAATATGGAGCCTACAAACAAACTGATAGCAAGTCTTAAGCCTATGGTCAAGTTAAGCCCTTACAGACCATTTGGGTATTATCTGTTTTGCTCAGACAAGGGAGCTCTTTGTGTTGAAAACTACGAGGCTGTGTTGCCGATTCTATTTTATTCCTTGGCTACTTGTCAAGATCAGGCTTCTATCTCAGACCACACTGGGTATGATAGAGTCTTCCATGCCAACACAAACATTGTAATGTTGGAAGGGTTTTCGAAGCTTCCTTTATCACAAGGTGCATCGACTTCTGCAATTGAAATCCAACTGGGTGCTCTTGGACTTGGGATTCAG AACACTGGAGCCAGACTTGCTCTGAGAGCTGCAGGAGAGGTGGAAGACAAGCTCATAGAGAACCAGAACAAACTAAAGGCAGAAATGGTGAAGTTAGAGGAAGCAGGACACATGACAAAATTGAAAGAGTATAGAAACAAGTGTGTAAGCCATAGGAATATGGGATACTATGACGCTTTCAAGGAACAAAAGGAATCGTCAGATTTTCATGCCAACCTCAACAGGTTAAACCTGGCTGCCTTTTATGACAGGCTTGAAGATATGGTGGAGACTCACCAGGTGCCTGACGACTCTCAATTCATTGAAGATTTGATAAAAGAGGGAACAGAGTACAGGCGTCTGGTGGAGCCTCTTGACATTGCTAATTATTACAGGCTGGGTAAGCATGAGGACTCTGGTCATTATATGAAAAATGCAAGGCCTCGTCGCTATAAAGCTCTTGAAAAATGGTTGGCAGACATACAACTCAAAGCCAACAATCAGGCCCTGCTTCATTTTCAGCCAGACATAACTAAGGACTCCTGTTTCTGGGCTTATGTAGAAGAAATTTCATGGATGATGAGTAATCCAAGGGAAGACGCAGAGGCTGTAAGGGCCAAGGTTAACAAATTCCAGAATGATGTGAAACAAATGATGGACAGAAATGAGTTGCGTGTGGAGGAGGTTATGATAGGGGAATCCAGTTTTGTGAAATGGTGGATGAAGTTAAGCCCACAAGACCAACAAGCCTTCCCTATCTACTCTATCTTTTTGCCAGGCAGAAATTGA